One region of Phragmites australis chromosome 18, lpPhrAust1.1, whole genome shotgun sequence genomic DNA includes:
- the LOC133898635 gene encoding uncharacterized protein LOC133898635: MNEEAGGTQQADGRDTTGGRPQTSGRGAAGGRLRTSRRDVAGSSHQVGGRGATGSGVEAPGDKGKCPRSFVPQPSSSSSPLPPRQWPTVGGTKEGGQGGQSSGAASRTEARPPKDPAGDATGSRLQTSGRGAAGGRLRTSRRDAACSSHQAAQGPRRRPEAARSAEAGSRAEELSGGGRGEGDAGVTVVEDPKRLCKEGSQGTQHPAAVKPGTRTPPGCARKRPKVIERLEAAVAAERAELDRDRAVLIEVRGRLEEVGRPLEARIASACATHKRSMRAVAKEGEALEEVHDEAIAA; encoded by the exons ATGAACGAAGAGGCAGGCGGCACGCAGCAGGCCGACGGCAGGGACACCacgggcggcaggccgcagacCAGCGGTAGGGGCGCTGCAGGCGGCAGGCTGCGGACCAGCCGGAGAGACGTCGCAGGAAGCAGCCATCAGGTCGGTGGCAGGGGCGCCACCGGCAGCGGAGTGGAGGCCCCGGGGGACAAGGGGAAATGCCCCCGGTCGTTCGTGCCCCAGCCGTCCTCCTCGTCATCGCCGTTGCCTCCGCGACAATGGCCGACGGTGGGCGGCACGAAGGAAGGAGGCCAGGGCGGCCAATCATCGGGCGCGGCGTCCAGGACAGAGGCAAG gccgcccaaggaccccgCCGGGGACGCCACGGGCAGCAGGCTGCAGACCAGCGGTAGGGGCGCCGCAGGCGGCAGGCTGCGGACCAGCCGGAGAGACGCCGCATGCAGCAGCCATCAG gccgcccaaggacctCGCCGGAGGCCGGAGGCAGCCAGATCAGCTGAGGCCGGCTCCCGGGCCGAGGAGCTGAG TGGAGGTGGTCGCGGCGAGGGCGACGCCGGCGTGACAGTCGTCGAGGACCCTAAGCGCCTCTGCaaagagggctcgcaggggacccagcacccggccgcTGTCAAGCCAGGCaccagaacccctcccggatgTGCTCGGAAGCGCCCGAAGGTTATCGAGCGGCTGGAAGCAGCCGTGGCGGCGGAGCGAGCCGAGCTCGACAGGGACCGCGCCGTCCTCATTGAAGTGAGGGGCCGGCTGGAAGAGGTCGGTAGGCCCCTGGAGGCCCGTATCGCCTCAGCCTGCGCAACCCACAAGAGGTCGATGCGCGCGGTGGCCAAGGAGGGAGAGGCGTTGGAGGAGGTGCACGACGAGGCTATCGCCGCGTAG